From one Paramormyrops kingsleyae isolate MSU_618 chromosome 1, PKINGS_0.4, whole genome shotgun sequence genomic stretch:
- the LOC140578783 gene encoding uncharacterized protein — protein MSFRCKCTLADQITPPGKKISLFPFIVLGDFNRMNLHQELPKHRQHIDCPTRDNITLDHCYTILKDAYRSVPRAALGHSDHCMVHLIPIYRQQLKRAKPVVKTVKKWTNAAKQELQDCFDCTNWTVFEAASDNLDELTDTVTSYISFCEDVCVPTKTFCTYNNNKPWFTPKLQHLHQAKEDAYRSGDRALYRQARNTLTREIKVAKRSYSEKLKERFSANDPASVWRGLRDITSNRRPLPPAEANKDLADELNNFYCRIHEAEVSRLFQKQKTKKAPGPNGVSPSCLKTCADQLAPIFTRIFNRFLELCVVPSCFKRSTIITVPKKPTITGLNDYRPVALTSVVMKSFERLVLAHLKDITGHQLYPLQFAYRANRSVDDAVNMGLHYILQHLDRPGTYARILFVDFSSAKRA, from the exons atgagcttcagatgtaaatgcacgctggccgaccagatcaccccccctggaaagaaaatatccctattcccttttattgtccttggtgattttaacagaatgaatctacaccaggaacttcctaaacacagacagcatatcgactgccccaccagggacaacatcacactggaccactgttacaccattttaaaagatgcctatcgctctgtcccccgggcagctttaggacattctgatcactgtatggtccatcttattccaatttacaggcaacagcttaaacgtgccaagcctgtagtcaaaactgtgaagaagtggaccaatgcagcaaagcaggaactgcaagactgttttgactgcactaattggactgtctttgaagctgcatctgataatctggatgagctgacagacactgtgacatcatacatcagtttttgtgaagatgtgtgtgtcccgaccaagaccttctgcacatacaacaacaataaaccatggttcactcccaaactgcaacatcttcaccaggccaaggaggatgcctacagaagtggtgacagggccctgtacaggcaggccaggaacacgctgaccagggagatcaaagtggcaaaaagaagctactctgagaagctgaaagaacggttctcagccaatgaccctgcatcagtgtggagaggcctgcgagatatcaccagcaacagacgacccctaccccccgctgaagcaaacaaagacctggcagacgagctgaacaacttctactgcag aatacacgaagcggaagtgagccggctgttccagaaacagaaaaccaagaaggccccgggaccaaacggtgtatccccctcctgcctcaaaacctgtgctgatcagctggctcccatcttcacccgcatcttcaatagattTCTGGAGTTGTGTGTAGTTCCCTcctgcttcaaacgctccaccattatcacggtccccaaaaaacccaccattacaggactgaatgactacagacctgtcgccttgacgtctgtggtcatgaaatcctttgaacgcctggttttagcccatctaaaggacattacaggacaccagctgtaccccctgcagtttgcctatcgggcaaacaggtcggtggatgatgcagtgaatatggggctgcattatatcctgcaacatctggaccgtccaggaacttatgccaggatcctgtttgtggactttagttcggctaaacgagcatag